One segment of Magnetospirillum sp. 15-1 DNA contains the following:
- a CDS encoding TolC family protein: MRPLFHPVLAAALALALPAWAETARLDEQTAIAAAQARDDLRNATEGAVDAARAEEDEAGLWPNPTFEYERDRTKGAGGATVQDTYRLSQPVDVSGRRGLRQDAAGRRLDASRAETRQRYREAGGEARKLFHTVLMRQQAKEAAARWATRLGEAETVLAKLRTGREVSGYDVRRLTRERVAAEAKVRALNADLAEAWERLRALMNWPAGTAMPRIEGALLPPPPLGLDDLMSRMEDRPDLQVLRAKVAASDLDRRAADRGWVPDLTLGAGLKQVDQPERSDQGVLLTISAPLPLFDRGQAASRKAAAQSRATAADMALARAKAEGEIRGLWRRTAELRETALKFRESSLPASRDLSRIAEGAYRAGEMNVLELLDAHKSLLEAETTAIELEFGAREAHTELTLATGETSQ; the protein is encoded by the coding sequence TTGAGGCCGCTCTTCCACCCCGTCCTGGCGGCGGCCTTGGCCCTGGCTCTTCCGGCCTGGGCCGAGACCGCTCGTCTCGACGAGCAAACCGCCATCGCGGCGGCGCAAGCGCGCGACGACCTTCGCAACGCCACCGAAGGCGCGGTCGATGCCGCCAGGGCCGAGGAGGACGAGGCGGGGCTGTGGCCCAACCCTACTTTCGAATACGAGCGTGATCGCACCAAGGGGGCCGGTGGCGCCACGGTGCAAGACACCTACCGCCTGTCGCAGCCGGTGGACGTCTCCGGACGGCGCGGCCTGCGCCAGGACGCCGCCGGTCGGCGGTTGGATGCCAGCCGAGCCGAGACCCGGCAACGATATCGCGAGGCGGGGGGCGAAGCCCGCAAGCTGTTCCACACCGTGCTGATGCGCCAGCAGGCCAAGGAAGCGGCCGCCCGCTGGGCCACGCGGCTGGGCGAGGCCGAAACCGTGCTGGCCAAGCTCAGGACCGGCCGCGAGGTGTCGGGCTACGACGTGCGGCGCCTGACCCGCGAACGGGTGGCCGCCGAGGCCAAGGTCAGGGCGCTGAACGCCGATCTGGCCGAAGCGTGGGAGCGCCTGCGCGCCCTGATGAACTGGCCCGCCGGCACCGCCATGCCCCGGATCGAGGGAGCCCTGCTGCCGCCCCCGCCGCTCGGCCTCGACGACCTGATGTCGCGCATGGAGGATCGTCCCGACCTCCAGGTATTGCGGGCCAAGGTCGCCGCCTCCGACCTGGACCGCCGGGCCGCCGACCGGGGCTGGGTCCCGGACCTCACCCTGGGGGCCGGGCTGAAGCAGGTGGATCAACCGGAGCGCAGCGACCAGGGCGTGCTGCTCACCATCTCGGCGCCGCTGCCGCTGTTCGACCGGGGGCAGGCGGCCAGCCGCAAGGCCGCCGCCCAGTCCCGCGCCACCGCCGCCGATATGGCCCTGGCCCGCGCCAAGGCCGAGGGCGAAATCCGCGGCTTGTGGCGCCGAACGGCTGAGTTGCGCGAGACGGCGCTGAAGTTCCGGGAAAGCTCACTGCCGGCGTCTCGCGACCTGTCGCGCATTGCCGAGGGTGCCTACCGGGCGGGCGAGATGAATGTGCTGGAACTGCTCGATGCCCACAAATCCCTGCTGGAAGCCGAAACCACCGCCATCGAACTGGAGTTCGGCGCCCGCGAGGCCCACACCGAACTGACGCTTGCCACCGGAGAGACCTCCCAATGA
- a CDS encoding flagellar basal body protein — MLDQLTIFKMARARMDWAAQRQEVLAGNVANANTPRYLPRDVRKFDFKEMLAEVQAPPLATTHSQHIAGPASNPLAVETTRKPFESTPNGNGVVLEEQMAKISDTKGAHNMAADIYQKNLKMMRLALGRTGV, encoded by the coding sequence ATGCTCGACCAGCTCACGATCTTCAAGATGGCGCGGGCGCGCATGGACTGGGCCGCCCAACGACAAGAGGTGCTGGCCGGGAATGTGGCCAACGCCAACACCCCACGCTATCTGCCAAGGGACGTCAGGAAATTTGACTTCAAGGAAATGCTGGCCGAGGTTCAGGCACCGCCGCTCGCCACCACCCATTCCCAGCATATCGCCGGTCCAGCCAGTAATCCCCTTGCCGTAGAAACCACGCGCAAGCCTTTCGAGAGCACCCCGAACGGCAACGGTGTGGTGCTGGAGGAGCAGATGGCGAAGATCAGCGACACCAAGGGCGCCCACAACATGGCCGCCGACATCTACCAGAAGAACCTGAAGATGATGCGCCTTGCGCTCGGTCGCACCGGCGTTTGA
- a CDS encoding class I SAM-dependent methyltransferase — protein sequence MAQADVIDLIFTGLAAPNADETYVRHAAVINRNDGRMSILNPEDLSRGCIHFQDQYRKLNFGAAQKILALIEQTVQVEKVALKIREAIYPRLLVAVGAPQGTSIPDLIWQLYAIYAKSTPAEMMTLAAQTGEIFDTGWKNLAADEDDLSADTLKSFYDSLAFPVGCTFRKLISDNLQLALQALPFWAVTHIKPKAAFDFGGNSGLMTTLMATTGTGRCLLVDFSSKMLDFARWKDRRMGVTNVEYLELDVAMSSLPHPFKESFDFGVCTEVMEHIFDVEKAVAAMAALLKKDGLLFFSASFGHYPYPSHLRRNVVFAGKEDDLLRRHGLQPVDASFPFPMAPNQKLYKKVVSSTSTHRR from the coding sequence GTGGCGCAAGCGGATGTCATTGACCTGATCTTTACGGGCTTGGCCGCCCCAAATGCTGATGAAACCTATGTACGTCATGCGGCGGTAATCAACCGCAATGACGGTAGGATGTCGATCCTCAACCCGGAAGACCTGTCCCGAGGGTGCATTCACTTTCAGGACCAATATCGGAAGCTGAATTTTGGTGCCGCGCAGAAAATTCTGGCGCTGATCGAGCAGACGGTCCAGGTGGAGAAGGTCGCCCTCAAGATCCGCGAGGCGATTTATCCCAGACTGCTCGTCGCGGTTGGAGCGCCGCAGGGGACATCCATTCCTGATCTGATCTGGCAGCTCTACGCCATCTACGCCAAATCGACTCCGGCCGAGATGATGACGCTGGCTGCCCAGACCGGCGAAATTTTCGACACCGGCTGGAAGAATCTGGCGGCCGATGAGGACGATCTTTCGGCGGATACCCTGAAGAGTTTCTATGACAGCCTGGCTTTCCCGGTGGGCTGCACCTTCCGAAAATTGATCTCGGATAATCTGCAACTGGCCCTCCAGGCCCTACCGTTCTGGGCGGTCACCCACATCAAACCGAAGGCGGCTTTCGACTTTGGCGGCAATTCCGGTCTGATGACCACCCTGATGGCCACCACCGGCACGGGGCGCTGCCTGCTGGTTGATTTCTCCAGCAAGATGCTGGACTTCGCCCGCTGGAAGGACCGGCGTATGGGCGTCACCAACGTCGAGTACCTGGAACTCGACGTGGCCATGTCCAGTCTTCCCCATCCCTTTAAGGAAAGCTTCGACTTCGGCGTCTGTACCGAGGTGATGGAGCACATTTTCGACGTCGAGAAGGCGGTGGCGGCCATGGCGGCCCTGCTGAAGAAGGATGGGCTGCTGTTCTTCTCCGCCTCGTTCGGTCATTACCCCTATCCGTCCCACCTTCGTCGCAACGTGGTGTTCGCCGGCAAGGAGGACGATCTTCTGCGCCGCCATGGGCTCCAACCGGTTGACGCCTCCTTCCCGTTCCCCATGGCACCCAACCAGAAGCTCTACAAGAAGGTCGTCAGTTCGACCAGCACACATCGGCGGTGA
- a CDS encoding efflux RND transporter permease subunit produces MIAYIIQWSLRSRLFVLAAAALLLAWGTYETLRMPVDVFPDLTAPSVTVATEAHGMAPTEVERLVTFPIETALNGAAGVRRVRSSTGVGLSTVIVEFDWGTDVLTARQIVAEKLQLARASLPPDVAAPVMAPAASVMGEILFIALRSDRHDGMALKGVADWSVRKRILAVPGVAEVLPIGGDERQYQVTLRLDRLAAYGITVDEVLAALKDGNQNAPAGFYAEGGQEYLIQGLGRISSLDDIGATAVGRRGGIPVLVRDVAEVVVGPGIRRGIGSNNGRAAVVLGIQKQPGANTLELTRRLDSVFADIRKTLPDGMVLATDIFRQADFINVSVRNLVDALRDGAILVVAIVFAFLMNGRATLITLTALPLSLVAAILAMKSMGASINTMTLGGLAIALGALVDDAIIVVENIVRRLGDNRRLAPDRQQSPVHVVFEATREIQGSIVFATLIIMLVFLPLFFLTGVEGRLMVPLGLAYVISLAASLFVAITVTPVMASLLLVRRKEGEAGHEPALIRWLLARYDRVLASTLTRWKAVAWGAGIALALSMAALSMAGKAFLPDFNEGTLTISASTLPGTSLEESASLGQLVEDALLRQPEVTATARRTGRSPLDPHALGIHESEIEVSLAMKERSKEDFLDSLRRDFAQIPGMNIIVGQPISHRIDHMLSGSRANIAIKIFGTDLYDLRRVAGQVKAAVEKVPGAVDVSAEQQTDIPFLTVKFNRAAIARHGLTLRQVADSIETAFAGVTVSKIMEGQATYDLVVRYDPRVRGSMEAIRETLITTSSGARLPLIALADITKDRGPNSVSRENVQRKIVVTANVAGRDLGGVVEEMRAKVEAEVKLPEGYHVEFGGQFESAAEATRTLGLLSLVVVVGIFLLLFLAFRSVKDALLVMLNLPLALIGGVAGVYLTGGVMTIAGLIGLITLFGIATRNGVMMIAHIHHLAEREGVSDPAEAVRRGARERLAPILMTALAAGLALIPLALSGGQPGSEIQAPMAVVILCGLVSSTILNMVVVPALYLRFGSIRREILRHDTVRRRATDMA; encoded by the coding sequence ATGATCGCCTATATCATCCAGTGGTCGCTGCGCTCGCGGCTGTTCGTGCTGGCCGCCGCCGCCCTACTGCTGGCCTGGGGAACCTATGAAACGCTGCGCATGCCGGTGGACGTCTTTCCCGACCTCACCGCGCCCTCGGTCACCGTCGCCACCGAGGCCCACGGCATGGCGCCCACCGAGGTGGAGCGGCTGGTGACCTTCCCCATCGAGACGGCGCTGAACGGCGCGGCGGGAGTGCGGCGCGTGCGGTCCTCCACCGGCGTCGGCCTTTCTACGGTGATCGTCGAGTTCGACTGGGGCACCGACGTGCTGACGGCGCGGCAGATCGTCGCCGAGAAACTGCAACTGGCCCGCGCCTCGCTGCCGCCCGACGTGGCGGCGCCGGTCATGGCGCCCGCCGCCTCGGTGATGGGCGAGATCTTGTTCATCGCGCTCCGCTCCGACCGCCACGACGGCATGGCGTTGAAAGGGGTAGCCGACTGGAGCGTGCGCAAGCGTATCCTGGCGGTGCCCGGCGTGGCCGAGGTTCTGCCCATCGGCGGCGACGAGCGCCAGTATCAGGTGACGCTGCGCCTCGACCGGCTGGCCGCCTATGGAATCACCGTGGACGAGGTGCTGGCCGCCCTGAAGGACGGCAACCAGAACGCTCCCGCCGGTTTCTACGCCGAGGGCGGGCAGGAATACCTGATCCAGGGCCTCGGGCGCATCAGTTCGCTGGACGACATCGGCGCCACGGCTGTGGGACGGCGTGGCGGCATTCCGGTGCTGGTCCGCGACGTGGCCGAGGTGGTGGTCGGCCCCGGCATCCGGCGCGGCATCGGCTCCAACAACGGCCGCGCGGCCGTGGTGTTGGGCATCCAGAAGCAGCCGGGCGCCAATACCCTGGAACTGACCCGGCGTCTCGATTCCGTGTTCGCCGATATCCGCAAGACCCTGCCCGATGGCATGGTGCTGGCCACCGACATCTTCCGTCAGGCCGACTTCATCAATGTCTCGGTGCGCAATCTGGTGGATGCGCTCAGAGACGGCGCCATCCTGGTGGTGGCCATCGTCTTCGCCTTCCTGATGAACGGCAGGGCCACCCTGATCACGCTCACCGCCCTGCCGCTCTCCCTGGTGGCGGCCATCCTGGCCATGAAGTCCATGGGGGCCTCCATCAACACCATGACGCTGGGCGGTCTCGCCATCGCCCTGGGCGCCCTGGTGGACGACGCCATCATCGTGGTGGAGAACATCGTCCGCCGCCTGGGCGACAACCGGCGCTTGGCCCCCGATCGGCAGCAATCCCCGGTCCATGTGGTGTTTGAGGCCACCCGCGAGATCCAGGGCTCCATTGTCTTCGCCACCCTGATCATCATGCTGGTGTTCCTGCCGCTGTTCTTCCTCACCGGCGTGGAAGGGCGGCTGATGGTTCCCCTCGGTCTCGCCTACGTCATCTCGCTGGCCGCCTCCCTGTTCGTCGCCATCACGGTGACGCCGGTGATGGCCTCGCTGCTGCTCGTCCGCCGCAAGGAGGGCGAAGCTGGGCACGAGCCCGCCCTGATCCGCTGGCTGCTGGCCCGCTACGACCGCGTGCTGGCCTCCACGCTCACCCGCTGGAAGGCGGTGGCCTGGGGGGCGGGCATCGCCCTGGCCTTGTCCATGGCGGCGCTCTCCATGGCGGGCAAGGCATTCCTGCCCGACTTCAACGAAGGCACCCTGACCATCTCGGCCTCCACCCTGCCGGGAACCTCGCTGGAGGAATCGGCCAGTCTCGGCCAATTGGTCGAGGACGCCCTGCTGCGCCAGCCCGAGGTGACGGCGACGGCGCGGCGCACCGGTCGCTCGCCGCTCGATCCCCACGCGCTCGGCATCCACGAATCCGAGATCGAGGTCAGTCTGGCAATGAAGGAGCGGAGCAAGGAGGATTTTCTCGACTCCCTGCGCCGTGACTTCGCCCAGATTCCCGGCATGAACATCATCGTCGGCCAGCCCATCTCGCACCGCATCGACCACATGCTGTCGGGCAGCCGCGCCAATATCGCCATCAAGATCTTCGGCACCGATCTCTACGACCTGCGCCGGGTGGCGGGGCAGGTGAAGGCGGCGGTGGAGAAGGTTCCCGGCGCCGTCGACGTCTCCGCCGAGCAACAGACCGACATCCCCTTCCTGACCGTGAAGTTCAACCGTGCCGCCATCGCCCGGCACGGCCTGACGCTCCGCCAGGTGGCCGATTCCATCGAGACGGCCTTCGCCGGGGTCACGGTCTCCAAGATCATGGAGGGCCAGGCCACCTATGATCTGGTGGTGCGTTACGACCCTCGGGTGCGGGGCAGCATGGAGGCGATCCGCGAGACCCTGATCACCACTTCGTCCGGCGCCCGCCTGCCCCTGATCGCCCTGGCCGATATCACCAAGGACCGGGGCCCCAACAGCGTCAGCCGCGAGAACGTCCAGCGCAAGATCGTGGTCACCGCCAACGTGGCGGGACGCGACCTCGGCGGCGTGGTCGAGGAGATGCGGGCCAAGGTGGAGGCCGAGGTCAAGCTGCCCGAGGGCTATCACGTCGAATTCGGCGGCCAGTTCGAGAGTGCCGCCGAGGCTACCCGTACCCTGGGCCTGCTGAGTCTGGTGGTGGTGGTGGGCATCTTCCTGCTGCTGTTCCTGGCATTTCGTTCGGTCAAGGATGCCCTGCTGGTCATGCTCAACCTGCCGCTCGCCCTGATCGGCGGCGTGGCGGGGGTCTACCTGACCGGCGGCGTGATGACCATCGCCGGGCTGATCGGCCTGATTACCCTGTTCGGCATCGCGACGCGCAACGGCGTGATGATGATCGCCCATATCCACCATCTGGCCGAGCGCGAGGGGGTGAGCGACCCCGCCGAGGCGGTCAGGCGCGGCGCCCGTGAACGTCTGGCGCCGATCCTGATGACGG
- a CDS encoding efflux RND transporter periplasmic adaptor subunit codes for MKKLIIALAAGAVLGGAGVYATVARPPAVKPPHAGEGQAHAGEHAHAEERLSSTTYAANTELFMEYPVPVAGEAGDFVLHFTRLADFKPVEGAEAVIRLSGGGQPDETFPAMADKPGILRALVIPKAAGQRRLSVSLRAKDGADDHDLGEIAVHADDGAAKTAMDEAGHAEKEGGIAVTKEVQWKIEFATAEVRSRLIRDSVAASGTIRARASDEAIIAAPGAGMLAPSPDFPRIGQSVEKGQVLAWLVPQLGGETDSATLELGQRKARLALDLAMQERQRLEGLLKIEAIPERRVVEARNQEAAARAEMDAAGKRIAPYQGAKGGIALRAPVSGRIAAVNAQPGATIGQGQPLFHIAGLSRLWLETQIPEAQIGRIRDPLGAWFTADGYEGATLIEHGRNGRLIALGGVVDRESRTVPVLFEFDNPEERFRIGAYAQARVFTGAAEESPAVPASAILDDNGAPVVFVQTGGESFERRPVVPGLRDGDFVAIRNGLSPGERVVSKGTYQVKLAASAPASLSHGHAH; via the coding sequence ATGAAAAAGCTGATCATCGCCTTGGCCGCCGGCGCCGTACTGGGCGGAGCCGGCGTCTACGCCACCGTGGCCCGCCCTCCCGCCGTCAAGCCTCCCCATGCCGGGGAAGGCCAAGCTCACGCCGGCGAGCATGCCCATGCCGAGGAACGCCTGTCCTCGACCACCTACGCCGCCAATACAGAACTGTTCATGGAATATCCGGTTCCGGTGGCGGGTGAGGCCGGTGATTTCGTCCTGCATTTTACCCGGCTGGCTGATTTCAAGCCGGTGGAGGGCGCCGAGGCCGTCATCCGCCTTTCGGGTGGCGGGCAGCCGGACGAAACCTTCCCGGCCATGGCCGACAAGCCGGGTATCCTCCGCGCCCTGGTCATTCCCAAGGCGGCGGGGCAGCGGCGGCTGAGCGTGTCCTTGCGCGCCAAGGACGGCGCCGACGACCACGATTTGGGCGAAATCGCGGTCCATGCCGACGACGGCGCGGCCAAGACCGCCATGGACGAGGCCGGCCACGCGGAAAAGGAGGGTGGCATTGCCGTCACCAAGGAAGTCCAGTGGAAGATCGAGTTCGCCACCGCCGAGGTCCGTTCCCGCCTGATCCGGGACTCGGTGGCCGCCAGCGGAACCATCCGGGCGCGAGCCTCGGACGAGGCGATCATCGCGGCGCCCGGTGCCGGGATGCTGGCTCCGTCGCCCGACTTCCCGCGCATCGGCCAAAGCGTTGAGAAGGGGCAGGTTCTGGCCTGGCTGGTGCCGCAACTGGGCGGTGAGACCGATTCCGCCACCCTGGAGCTGGGGCAACGCAAGGCCCGTCTCGCCCTCGACCTGGCGATGCAGGAGCGCCAGCGCCTGGAGGGGTTGTTGAAGATCGAGGCCATCCCCGAACGCCGGGTTGTCGAGGCCCGCAATCAGGAAGCCGCCGCGCGGGCGGAAATGGACGCTGCCGGCAAGCGCATCGCCCCCTACCAGGGGGCCAAGGGCGGCATCGCGCTCCGTGCTCCCGTCTCGGGCCGCATCGCGGCGGTCAACGCCCAGCCGGGGGCCACCATCGGCCAGGGTCAGCCCCTGTTCCACATCGCCGGTCTGTCCCGGCTGTGGCTGGAGACGCAGATCCCCGAGGCCCAGATCGGGCGCATCCGTGATCCCCTGGGGGCGTGGTTCACCGCCGACGGCTACGAGGGCGCCACCCTCATCGAGCATGGCCGCAATGGCCGCCTGATCGCCCTGGGCGGCGTGGTTGATCGGGAAAGCCGTACCGTCCCGGTGCTGTTCGAGTTCGACAATCCCGAGGAGCGCTTCCGCATCGGCGCCTATGCCCAGGCCCGTGTCTTCACCGGCGCCGCCGAGGAAAGCCCCGCCGTTCCGGCCTCGGCCATTCTTGATGATAACGGCGCGCCTGTGGTGTTCGTCCAGACCGGCGGCGAGTCCTTCGAGCGCCGTCCGGTGGTGCCCGGCCTGCGCGACGGCGATTTCGTCGCCATCCGGAACGGACTCTCGCCGGGCGAGCGGGTGGTATCCAAGGGCACCTATCAGGTGAAACTGGCGGCCTCGGCTCCGGCCTCGCTGTCCCACGGCCACGCGCATTGA
- the flgC gene encoding flagellar basal body rod protein FlgC has product MDPLMNSSKIAKSGLKVQSQRLRVISENLANADSLAQTPEGLPYQRKTVTFKNELDREMGTKLVKVDKVRPDNAEFQRRYDPKHPAADRDGYVLAPNVNPLIEMMDMREAQRSYEANLQVIQTSRTMMDRTMDLLK; this is encoded by the coding sequence ATGGACCCCTTGATGAACAGTTCGAAGATCGCTAAATCCGGCCTGAAGGTACAGTCGCAGCGGCTGCGGGTGATTTCCGAGAACCTCGCCAACGCAGATTCCCTGGCCCAGACTCCCGAGGGGCTGCCCTACCAGCGCAAGACGGTAACCTTCAAGAACGAACTCGACCGCGAGATGGGAACCAAACTGGTCAAGGTGGACAAGGTCCGCCCCGATAACGCCGAATTCCAGCGGCGCTATGATCCCAAGCACCCGGCCGCCGACCGCGACGGCTATGTGCTGGCCCCCAACGTCAACCCGCTGATCGAGATGATGGACATGCGCGAGGCCCAGCGCAGCTACGAGGCCAATCTCCAGGTGATCCAGACCTCCCGGACGATGATGGACCGGACGATGGACCTGCTCAAATAG